Below is a genomic region from Capsicum annuum cultivar UCD-10X-F1 unplaced genomic scaffold, UCD10Xv1.1 ctg40828, whole genome shotgun sequence.
TACATGATTACTATTCACATCGTTGCAGATCGAGACCCTCAAAAAGTCGTTGGCTAACAAGGAAGCACTAACTCCTCAAACTAACAAACCAAAGGAAGCATCAAGGACACCTTTCCAGAAGCCTAAAGCAACAGCTGAGCTTCAGGAAGGATATGATGTCACAAAATTGTATGATCAAGCGGGTAATAATAGTTTCATGAAGACTCCTCCGAGTCCACCTTTTGATTTTAGAAGCCAGGATACTCCCCAAACTCCAGCTTCTGGTCTCAAATACCAGCAATCTCCTCGAAGTCCAACTTCTGGTTTTAAAAGCCAACAGCCTCCTCGGAGTCCAACTTCTGGTTTTAAAAGCCAGCAGCCTCCTCGGAGTCCAACTTCTGGTTTCAAAAGCCAGCAGCATCTTCGGAGTCCAACTTCTGGTTTCAAAAGCAAGCATGCTCCTCGGAGTACAACTTCCACCTATAAAAGTCAGCAGCTTCCTTGAAGTCCAACTTCTGGTTTCAAAAGCCAGCAGGCACCTCGGAGTCTAACTTCCGCTTTGAAGAGCTGCAATGTACCTAGGAGTCCAACAAGTGCTGCCATCAAAAGCCAGGCTGTGAAAACAACAGATAACAGAACAAGGATTCCTTCTCTTCAACTACCCAAGACACCCGAGCCACTGATAACCTTTATAAGTGAGAACAAGGCAGGAATGCAAAGTAACCGTACCATTTCATCTAAATTCCAGAAGCCTTTGACTAGCAGTACTCATGGAAAGGGATCTCAAATATGAAGATCACTTTGGACTATTGGGATAATGGTTCTGATAGAAAGTATGTAAGCTATAGCTTTTCGAAAGTTCAACATTGTGATTCTGTTGCCTGAGATACTCCTGTTATCTTCCCGTCCTTATCATGGACGCATAATCGTGTTCTATTTGTGAAAATTTACAGGAACCAACAGAAAAGGACTAAAGCAGCAGCCCTATCATCGCCTTTTAGTTGCCAAAATGAGGAGAAGTCATCAACGGCATCTAATGCAAGGACACTGAGAATACAATCCTTAACTGGCATCCCACTACCAATCATGTTGAGAAGATCTTCACTTGGAGGAGGGAGCGTGCCGGATTCTtgtaagtaaaataaattttaagtttcagttaaAACCCAATACTGATCAAATATAGCATTTACAGAATCGTCGTTCATTTTACAGGTGCAAATGGAAGTAGAAATTGCAAAACTCCAGGCGCGTCAACCAAGTTAACAAAGAGGTGGCTATGAGGAAACAACACTAAGTAGTTAACACCAAGAAGCTGATACATGAAATAAAGATTGAAAGACATAAATAGCTGGAAAGGGAGATTAAAATAAGCCAGTCCACCTCAGCAACCAGTTCAAGAAAGTAGTTATAACTTTCAATTAGTTAGACAGTTTTTACTGTCACTTTTCATTCTCAAATCATTTAAAAGTAGTTACAATTGTATTCATAGTGTATTCCATTTTCAGATAAATAGGGAATCTGTGCAATAAAGAATCATCAATAACAAATATCAGTTTTTGTTCTAAATTTCTCTCTATGGTGTTGCAATATTTTC
It encodes:
- the LOC124891823 gene encoding kinesin-like protein KIN-14L, which translates into the protein MFAHVSPEGDSFGETISTLKFAQRVLSVELGAARLNKESVEVLELKAEIETLKKSLANKEALTPQTNKPKEASRTPFQKPKATAELQEGYDVTKLYDQAGNNSFMKTPPSPPFDFRSQDTPQTPASGLKYQQSPRSPTSGFKSQQPPRSPTSGFKSQQPPRSPTSGFKSQQHLRSPTSGFKSKHAPRSTTSTYKSQQLP